One genomic segment of Deinococcus yavapaiensis KR-236 includes these proteins:
- a CDS encoding metallophosphoesterase family protein translates to MLIVRLLLVSDIHANLAAFEAVLADADRRGFDAVYCLGDALGYGPRPREVMRLLQTREASCVLGNHDAWALEFLRGEAPVRRDGVVGQALNWQLSCLTPNELEFLAQWPDGRDERVDGTDVRFRHGSPMSYLEYVDSLASAREAFGRWEGRVCCVGHTHVPGVYTTLQGPPGDWLRYQSLTAGGRFSVPPNARVILNPGSVGQPRDGDARASYGLLDVTRGIFEVVRVSYDIARTQVEVRAARLPDVLAARLEVGR, encoded by the coding sequence ATGCTGATCGTGCGACTTCTGCTCGTGTCGGACATTCACGCCAACCTCGCGGCCTTCGAAGCCGTCCTCGCCGACGCGGATCGGCGTGGCTTCGACGCCGTGTACTGCCTCGGGGACGCGCTGGGGTACGGACCGAGACCTCGAGAGGTGATGCGACTTCTGCAAACTCGCGAAGCGAGCTGCGTGCTGGGCAACCACGACGCTTGGGCTCTGGAGTTCCTGCGCGGCGAAGCGCCCGTGCGCCGCGACGGCGTCGTCGGGCAGGCGTTGAATTGGCAGCTTTCCTGCTTGACGCCGAACGAGTTGGAGTTCTTGGCGCAGTGGCCCGACGGACGCGACGAACGCGTCGACGGCACGGACGTGCGTTTTCGGCACGGCTCGCCGATGTCCTACCTCGAGTACGTCGATTCGCTTGCCAGCGCGAGAGAAGCCTTCGGTCGCTGGGAGGGACGGGTGTGCTGCGTCGGTCATACCCACGTGCCTGGCGTCTACACGACGTTGCAAGGTCCGCCGGGCGACTGGCTGCGGTACCAGTCTCTGACGGCCGGAGGGCGCTTCTCGGTTCCGCCGAATGCTCGTGTCATCTTGAACCCCGGGTCGGTGGGGCAACCGCGCGACGGCGACGCTCGCGCGAGTTACGGCTTGCTGGATGTCACACGAGGAATCTTCGAGGTCGTGCGCGTTTCGTATGACATTGCCCGGACGCAGGTGGAGGTGCGTGCCGCGCGCTTGCCCGACGTGCTGGCCGCCCGTTTGGAGGTGGGCCGGTAA
- a CDS encoding gamma-glutamyl-gamma-aminobutyrate hydrolase family protein, with the protein MTRPRIGMSIAHLSDPILGRSYQGTAIAYAQSLWRAGGLPSLLPLLPEAAHDLVAQLDGLLLTGGVDVAPDRYGQAPHPQLGDVDTLRDEVEAALYLAARARGLPVLGICRGLQLVNVLEGGTLHQHLDGHTQGRPYDALTHDVVFEGDGILARHHPTHLLVNSHHHQAVDTVAPSLKVVARSRDGWVEALEGEGLVCVQWHPELTYENAPETRGAFSAFMELFA; encoded by the coding sequence GTGACTCGGCCTCGCATCGGGATGAGCATCGCTCACCTTTCCGACCCCATCCTCGGGCGTTCTTACCAAGGCACCGCCATCGCGTACGCGCAAAGCTTATGGCGTGCTGGCGGCCTTCCCTCGCTGCTTCCGCTTCTGCCCGAAGCAGCCCACGACCTCGTCGCTCAACTCGACGGCCTGCTGCTCACGGGCGGCGTGGATGTCGCGCCCGACCGATACGGTCAAGCGCCGCATCCACAGTTGGGTGACGTGGACACGCTACGAGACGAAGTGGAGGCCGCCCTTTACCTGGCCGCTCGAGCGCGCGGGTTGCCCGTGCTCGGAATCTGCCGCGGCCTGCAACTCGTGAACGTCCTCGAGGGCGGCACGCTTCACCAGCATCTCGACGGGCACACGCAAGGTCGACCGTACGATGCCTTGACGCACGACGTCGTCTTCGAAGGAGACGGGATTCTCGCGCGGCATCACCCGACCCACCTTCTCGTGAACTCGCATCATCACCAAGCCGTCGATACCGTCGCGCCGTCACTCAAAGTCGTCGCGCGTTCTCGCGACGGCTGGGTCGAGGCGCTGGAAGGCGAAGGCCTCGTGTGCGTGCAATGGCATCCGGAACTCACGTACGAGAACGCTCCTGAGACGCGCGGCGCCTTCAGCGCCTTCATGGAGTTGTTCGCGTGA